GCATCCAAAAGTAATTGCATCACTTTTGGCATTTTGTTGGTCTTGACGTGAGGCATCAATCTTTTGACATTACCCTTGACCAAAGCAATCATCTCTCTGATGTTGTGTTCCACATGGTTTTTAAAAATAATCACGGATGGCGAATCCACTGTATCTATATTTTGAATTTCAAACCAATTCTTTATCATTTTTTCTTTAATTTAAGAAGCAAATACTTAGTTTGCTCATTTTAAAAACAATGTAGCTATTTGTTGAGCAAATTCCAGACGTGATGAAGAAAAAGATGAAGAGTTTGTTGTAAAGGCTACAACTAATTGCTCTTCTGGAATAATGAATAAAAAAGATTTACCACCTGCACTTGAGCCACCATGAAAGATTTGTTTTTCATCATTGGAAACACGCCAACCTAATGCATAATTAGTTGATTCACCGTTTGTAGTTTTTTGTTCTTTCCACATTTTTTCCCTAGTTGAACTGTTTAGCAGTCTATGGTCAAGCAAGGCATTACCAAATTTCACTAAATCAGTGGGTGTAGATAAAATTCCTCCTCCTGGAAATTTATTGCTTAGGTCCACCTGTCGTGTATTTTTAAAACTTCCATCTTTTTCTACATTGTATGTTTTAGCTCTATCTGGTATAATCTCATCATAATAATCAAGTTCTGTATTATTCATTTGGGCTACATCAAAAATGTATTTCTTAAGTGCTTCTTCAAATGAGGTGTTGGTTAAAGATTCTATTGCACAACCAATAAGGGTATAACCATAGGTGCTGTAGAAGTGTTTTGTGCCAGATCTGGCTATTAAGGTATCATTTTTAAATATGGAAGTGGCCTCCTCAGATGAAGAGTATCTGGTTATACTGAAATATTCCTCTTCAATCTTATCAAATTTATAGTGCCGAATACCACCTTGATGTGTTAGTAATTGTTTTAAACTTATTGAAACGCCTTTATCAGGAAAGGAACGGCAATATGTTTGTATTGGGGCATCAATTTTCAATTTACCTTTTTCTAGCAAAACCATGGTTAAAACAGCGGATATGCTTTTGCTTATAGAACCAATTCTATAAACACTTTCTGGAGTAGCAGGGACTTTTAGTTCCAAATCTGCAAAACCTTGGGCACTAGCATAAATTAATTGTCCTTGTTTTGCAACTGCAATAGAAAGACTTGGCAAATTGTTTTTCTGTATTGTTTGTTTCAAAAGCTGATTTGCCTTTATTGTGTTAGAATTTTGTTGTGCTCGCAAAGCAGTTGGTACTGTTGCCGCTACCAGTAAAAGGATTAAAAATATATGAGTACTAGATAAAACTGAAGGAAAGGACTTTGAAGGTTGATTTTTTCTTGGATTGTTTTTTTTCATTGTCAAATATGCTATGGGTTTATTATTGAATTACAGTTCTATTTCTTTAAATTTATCTCAATATTAAGATATTTATCTTGATATCAAGATAAAATTTTCTTAAAAATAGGTTATCATAAAAGAACATATGAAGGAAACAGATTTATTGGACGAATTGATTATTGATTGGGAGAGAGAAAGACCAGATCTTGATGCATCAGCAATGAATGTGGTGGGAAGAATACTTTTTCTTGGTAAAAAAATTGAAAAACAAACTAGCTTGGCACTACAAGAGTATGGTATTTATTATACTGATTTGGATGTATTGGCCACTTTGCGAAGAGCTGGAGAACCTTACCAACTTTCGCCCACACAGCTAAGAAAATCGGTTTTGATTACCTCTGGCGCCATGACCGCATTGCTTGATAGATTGGAAAAAATGGAGTTGTTATATAGATTGCCTGATCCTAAAGATGGACGGGTAAGTTTGGCAGTCTTGTCTAATCAAGGAAGAAAAATCATAGATAAAGCTATAGCCGTTAGATTTAAAGCAGCGGAATCCAACTTACTTAACCTAAACAAATCAGAAAGAAAACAACTTGCCGAGCTCTTAAAGAAAATTACCGTTTCAAAATGAAAACAACATTATTGATTGTTGTTATTCTTTTTAAAATGTTCTTTACAGATTTTAAGTGGTGTTGGGGATGCACTTTTAAAAAACGTTTGGTCTGTTTGTATTGAGTAAATTAAAATAAGGATATTTAAAAGGTATATTTGGATTTAAGGTTTTTTTCATTTCCTTAATCCCCCTTCAGCTTTTTCCTTAATTTTTTCTAGCCAAACTTGATGAAGTCTTTCGAGCTTTTTGGGTTGAAATGTCTTTTCCAAAAAAGTTAGAAAACCATGTTAGGACTCCTCTGTAATCAGTTTGCAACCATTTTCAGTAGGAATAATAAGCCATGCATGATATCCTTTTATATTTTTCTTTATAGAGATCCAACTCAATCTTGTATGGGGTTCAAATTCTTGTATCGAAGATTCAAAGTCGAGCCCCATGGTTTTCCATACGAATACCGAATCTTCCTTCAAAATTCCATCTGTGGAGGTTTTTACTTTTACCTTCGATGCCCCTTCATACCAATCGGGCCAAGTTTCGGCTTACAATAAGATATCCCATACTTTTTCTGGTGGGGCTTTTATATCAATCTCATTGTGTGCAAAAAACCCGGCATCCTTTGGGTCATATTCTTTTGGCCAATTGATTTGTTCAGGGTATGGCTGGCTCATGGCCACTTTCTTTTTTGTGCTTGTACATGAGGTTAGTAAAACCAGTGAAAGTAAAACGGTAGATAGGATTGTTCTTTTCATTAGTGATATTGTTTGAATTATCCTTTAATGATATCTCGTATAATTTTTAAGTGGTGTTCCGTATGGATTTCAATGAACCGTTTGGCAGTTTTTTTCTTCAACCTTCCCAAGTAAGGGTGCGTAAAAAAGGCTTTTTCAGGAACTGAATCATAGGCATCAAGGTTAAACCTAGCTTCGTTTAAATGAATATATAAGCTGTCAGTGAGTATTGTATCCGGTGGGGTCACTATTTTTGGAGCTTCTGCCCTTCCTCTTGGAATTTTATTTATCAATAACAAAAAAGAACGACCTAGGTGAATGCTTCCCCTATACTCTTCGGGGTTCGATTTTTTAACAGCTTTGTAAATTTCATTTATCGTTCTTAGGCTATGGTCCACATGCCATGCAACCGGCACCTTGGAGACATTAGGGTCAATGCTGTCCCGGTACTTGATGTAGCTCGCGAGTTCGATTAGTTCATCTCCCAAAAACATTTTATCGTTATCTTGATTTTATATTTTAGAGCTTAAAATTATAAGTCCAGTCGCTAACAAGGGCAATACCACTATCAATATTATTTTCATTTTCACTACGCTTTGGTTTTATAGGTTATTTTGATGTTTCGTCATCCCGCTCATAACCATTTTCATGATTCGAATTTTCCCCCAACGGGGTACGGTGCGTAAACCCAAAATCAAAATTTTGGTCAATGTTCCGGGGAAAACAGTGGATTTTTTCCCAAGGGCCTTTAAAATGGGAACAGCTACATCTTCTGGTTTTAGGGCATTGCCCATCTGCATATTTGCTGTTTTGGCAAAACTACTGTTTACGGGTCCTGGAGCTGCTGCCAAGACATCTACGTTATAGGGTTTGAGTTCATGGTACAATCCTTCGCCCAAAGACTGCACATACGCTTTGGTAGCTGAATAATTAGCGGCATTTGGCACTCCTTGAAAACCTACTATAGAACTCATAAGTATGATTCCACCCTTTTTTTGCTCAGCGAATTTTCTTCCAAAGTAATGGGTAAGCATCATCAATGCTAAAGTATTTACCTGAAGCATTTGTATCTCATTGTCTAAGTTTGAATTTATGAATTCACCAGACGTTCCAAAACCTGCAGAAGCTATAAAAAGTCCAATTGGTAAATCTTCAAGTTCTTCAATAAGTTTATATATGCCCAAAGTGGTTGAAATATCTGCTACAATAACCTCGGTGATGATTTTAAAAGTAGTTTCGAGGTCATTACTCAATGCTTGTAAAGCTTCTTCATTTCTACCGCTTAGAATCACATTGAGACCAGCTTCTGCGACTGTTTTTGCCAACTCTTTTCCGATGCCTGAGGATGCTCCTGTAATTAATCCCCATGGGCCATACGTATTCAATAATTTATGTTTTGTATTATCGGAAAGTTTCATCTTTTTGAAGGTTTAAAATTGAAATTTGTACCCAAAATCGGGGAAGAAGCCTATTTGATTGACCTGATCAATTTGATTGCTCAAGCGATTGTAACGTCTTACAAATGCATTTTCATTATTGGTCACATTCTGTAAATCAACATAGAACTGGTGCGACCGCTTTTTTGTGCTGCTGTTCAAACGAATCCCAAATTTGATATCCCAACGGAAATAATCATCAAAACGCTCACTGAATGCTGAATCCTCTTGCTGTACTTCAAAACCTGCTTCTTGGGATGCTGCCAAATCAATAGGGGTAAAGTATTGTCCTCCCGAAGTCGCTAAACGAGTATCTACAAAGAGTACGTTACGGCCAGAAGCCCCGATTTTGAATTCCCTACCGGTCAAAAAGTTGACCACATAGCCATTATTAAAAGGGCTGTTTCGCTCAATACCATCACTGCCTTCATATTTGCTTTCAAAAAAGGATCCTGTTAATAAGCCGTAATA
The nucleotide sequence above comes from Flagellimonas sp. HMM57. Encoded proteins:
- a CDS encoding serine hydrolase, producing MKKNNPRKNQPSKSFPSVLSSTHIFLILLLVAATVPTALRAQQNSNTIKANQLLKQTIQKNNLPSLSIAVAKQGQLIYASAQGFADLELKVPATPESVYRIGSISKSISAVLTMVLLEKGKLKIDAPIQTYCRSFPDKGVSISLKQLLTHQGGIRHYKFDKIEEEYFSITRYSSSEEATSIFKNDTLIARSGTKHFYSTYGYTLIGCAIESLTNTSFEEALKKYIFDVAQMNNTELDYYDEIIPDRAKTYNVEKDGSFKNTRQVDLSNKFPGGGILSTPTDLVKFGNALLDHRLLNSSTREKMWKEQKTTNGESTNYALGWRVSNDEKQIFHGGSSAGGKSFLFIIPEEQLVVAFTTNSSSFSSSRLEFAQQIATLFLK
- a CDS encoding MarR family winged helix-turn-helix transcriptional regulator, translated to MKETDLLDELIIDWERERPDLDASAMNVVGRILFLGKKIEKQTSLALQEYGIYYTDLDVLATLRRAGEPYQLSPTQLRKSVLITSGAMTALLDRLEKMELLYRLPDPKDGRVSLAVLSNQGRKIIDKAIAVRFKAAESNLLNLNKSERKQLAELLKKITVSK
- a CDS encoding DUF1569 domain-containing protein; amino-acid sequence: MFLGDELIELASYIKYRDSIDPNVSKVPVAWHVDHSLRTINEIYKAVKKSNPEEYRGSIHLGRSFLLLINKIPRGRAEAPKIVTPPDTILTDSLYIHLNEARFNLDAYDSVPEKAFFTHPYLGRLKKKTAKRFIEIHTEHHLKIIRDIIKG
- a CDS encoding SDR family oxidoreductase produces the protein MKLSDNTKHKLLNTYGPWGLITGASSGIGKELAKTVAEAGLNVILSGRNEEALQALSNDLETTFKIITEVIVADISTTLGIYKLIEELEDLPIGLFIASAGFGTSGEFINSNLDNEIQMLQVNTLALMMLTHYFGRKFAEQKKGGIILMSSIVGFQGVPNAANYSATKAYVQSLGEGLYHELKPYNVDVLAAAPGPVNSSFAKTANMQMGNALKPEDVAVPILKALGKKSTVFPGTLTKILILGLRTVPRWGKIRIMKMVMSGMTKHQNNL